In the Candidatus Bathyarchaeia archaeon genome, GCTGAATGCACCACGCTTCGTATTAACTGTCCACATTGTCGCTCCAGTTGAAGCGTTAACGCCTGTTAGGTAATTTAGGCTGGTTGACATAACCACTACTCCGCCACCGTATGCCGCGGGTGACTCCGAGCCATATTTACCGTAATCTGCGCTAGTTGTTCTGTTCCACGCTACGGTTGGGGGTTGTGATGGGTCGTTGAGTTTCCACCCTATAGTATTAATGACGAACATTTTCTGTTCAGGAATGTACCCCACTGTAGGCGTATAGCCCCCAGCACTAAACCCTGTCGGACCTGTCCACACTTTTGTACCATCGGCAATTCTAACACAGTCGGAGCCGTAGATCATGTAAGTATTGTCTACGCCGAAAATACTGTTGATGCTAAGTGTACCAAGGGTCGGTCTTGACCAGACGATTTTTCCTGTTGTATGGTCAAGAGCGTATAATGTACCAGCTTGGCTGGGATAACCTTGTGGAACATCACTTACAAGAATCAAGCCCCCTAAGGCTACTATTTGACTGTGCAGGACAGTTGGCAAAGTAGTTGTCCACTGCAAGTTCGGAGAATTAGGAGCTGGACCAGCAGTGAAATACGTGTTACTGGCATCCCCGCCTATTTTGGGATAACCATATTGCAGCAGGTCATTCGCGGTTTGTGCTTCAGCCGTAGGCATTGTAAAATCTGAGATTGCAAAGAGAACTGAAGAAAGCATAAGAAAAGCCAAAAAAAGGGCAGTTATAACTCTTCTATCTTTGTTTTTTTCTTTCATTTTTTTTACTCCTATACCGTGAAAAGGCTTAAAAGATTTTTAAAAACTTGTAAGAAACTAAAGTTTAGACAACTTTTGTTGAAAATCCAAAAAAGCTAAACGTTACTGTACTCAACATTATCGCTAATAATGGAGAGACTAAAAGGAATGGAAGATACTGTAAAAGCCTTCAGTGAGTTGGGCTTGACAGAACTGGAAGCAAGAATTCTAGTCGCTCTGCAAAAGCATAATCGCACGACCGCTAAAGACATCTCAGTAACACTAGATGTTCATAGACAACAAATTTACAACGCTTTGACTGACCTGCAGAAAAAAGGGTTAGTAACGGAACAGCTTGGCAGACCAAGCCAGTTCAAAACAGCGCCATTAAACCAGTTATTTGGCATACTACTTGAGAGGAAATCGAATTGGCTTTCCAACATGGAAAAGAAAACAGCCGAAATATCGAAAACTTTCAAGGAAAGCCTACCAGAATATAACGTAAAAGCTGAATATACATTCGATTTAATAACCGGAACGGAAAGAGTAAAGAGCGCCCTTCATAAGTGGGGAAAACCTTCAAGGACAATAGATACTACGGTAAAATTCGACCCCCTTATGCTGCGGATCGCAGAAGCACTTGACACGCGCAGAATTGAATATAGAAAAGATTTAGAACTACGAATAGTGACAGATAATACTAAATATTATTCTACTTTTCGGCAAAATTTCCCAAAACGAGAGGTCAGGGTCTTAAAGTATCCTGTTCCGCTTGAACTGGTTATATACGACAGAAAAAGGGCGCATTTGGCTGTTTATCCAAATAGATGCGTCTCAGCATCATCTGAAGTTGCGGTGTTAACTTCTAATCACCCGTGCTTTGTCGAGATGCTACAAAACTGCTTTGACATACTATGGAGAGCATCGAAAGAAAAGCCGAACCTTATACTTGACAAATAGCAGGTAAGTTTAATCGAACAGAAGACACAGTGACCAGTTTCAGAGTTGAGAGAGTTTGCTGGGGCTCTGACGCGAATCGGAGAGAAGGATACCCAGCGAGTAAACATCTTTTGCATCCAGAGCCCTCTCAGCCACTTTTAGGGTTTTCAAAAGAAAAAGGGGGTTAGGGGGTTTTGCGTTTTCTTAACGCAAGAGCTGCTGCGGCTGCAACAACAATTACGACCGCTACTCCGATGGCGATGTAGGTGGTTGTGGGGACATCGCTGGTAGGTGGAACGGCAAGCGCGGGGGTCGGTGACGCAGTTTGCATTGGAGTTTGTGTTGGGCTTGCAGGCGCCGGAGTGGGTGTTCCCTGAACTGTGGGCAGGGGGGATGCTGCGACAGCTTCATCAACTGCGAAGGCGGTTTTTGCCGATGACCCGTAGTAGGAGTTTGACCCCTCAAAAGTGGCAACCACTGTGTAAAGTCCAGGCACTGGAGGACACCACTGGGTTGCAAAGTTGCCGTAAATGTCGCTGGTTACAGGGCCAATTTCTTGCGTGTTGCCGTTGGGGTCAAAAGCAGTCAACTTAACAGTAACCCCTTCTGCATCCAGAGGCTTGGCTTGCTTAGCGTACATGTACTCCATCCAAGCCTGCATGTCCTCATCGGCGATTGCGGGAGTGCCTGCTTGCGCGGGGGTTTGGTCTGTCACGGTGCCTTCAATTAATACGCTGCTTCCTTCCGTGGAGATTTTTGGAGCAACAGTCACGGTGGTTTCGCTTGGTCCTTTACCGTAACAGTAGATTTGGTTGTCGTAGAAGTTGAGTCCAACAAGGAAGCCGTCCGCCGCCACTGCTGACCCCCAATGCAGAATCTTCCAGATTTCTGCTCCGTCAGAGGCGTTGATGCATCGCAGATAAGAACCGCGCCACAATGGCTGGGTGGGAGAGTGCTCGGTGGAGTAGGTGTAGATTTTGCCGTCACAAATACACGCAACTGAGATGGGGTAGCCGCCGTAGGGGGATTCAAAGCCAACCTGAGAAGCGTTGTAAACCCAAAGGAGCTCACCAGTTGTGATGTTGTAGGCGTACAGGTCTCCGCTGGATAAACCAGTTGACGAAATGAGTTTTCCGTCGTAGATGGTGCCAGTCATGCCGTAGAACTTCATTTGCGGTTCAGGGTCTGTTGGTCCCCAAATTTGCTCGCCTGTTTCTAGGTCAAAGCCCCACCATTGCCGCGTCATAGACTGTGAATAGATGAAGACGCCGTCTTCAGGGTCAACTGTGGGTCCGCTCATGCTGCCTCCGCCGAAAACTCCGGTGATTGCGCGGTCAGGAACACTTTCGGGTGGCGTGAAGGTTATGTTCCAGAGCAGTGTGCCTTCTTCGCCAGGTTTAAGGCTCAGCGCCCAAAGGTTACCTTCTTCGACGTAAGTGCCGTTGTTTTTGCCTGAAGTTCCGCCGATAACAAACTCGTCCTCACGAACCACACGAAGGCTGCCAGCCATCTGAGGCACGGAAACATTCAAGGAATAGCCGTTGTTGCCGTCGTAGGTCACGTTTAAGCCAGGCCGCCAAAGCCAGTACTCAGCAAACGTAGTACCCCAAACGGGTTTCCACCAAATCGTTTGGGTAGTGTTCCAGCACTGCAAGTAGAAAGGTTCTGTTGCGGGAGCCATCGGATTGGCGGGGTCAGATGTGCCCACGATGTTGTAGTAGGTTAAACTGCCGTCGTCGCCGTAAACTGAAACGCCTCCGCCGCCGAAAAAGCCGCCT is a window encoding:
- a CDS encoding TrmB family transcriptional regulator, with the protein product MEDTVKAFSELGLTELEARILVALQKHNRTTAKDISVTLDVHRQQIYNALTDLQKKGLVTEQLGRPSQFKTAPLNQLFGILLERKSNWLSNMEKKTAEISKTFKESLPEYNVKAEYTFDLITGTERVKSALHKWGKPSRTIDTTVKFDPLMLRIAEALDTRRIEYRKDLELRIVTDNTKYYSTFRQNFPKREVRVLKYPVPLELVIYDRKRAHLAVYPNRCVSASSEVAVLTSNHPCFVEMLQNCFDILWRASKEKPNLILDK
- a CDS encoding PQQ-binding-like beta-propeller repeat protein, whose protein sequence is MKIRKNKKKNTSDQAAIAVTALLLMLTITSLIALPPVTAHDPPWTVPTYTYVSVTNDVIGVDQPFTIVFWTAAYPPTANGAYGDRWDFTVEVTKPDGSIDTIGPITSDPVGSGWTSYQPTQIGTYTVVAKVAEHIVTGLPKPEGGYFMGGDSYINDTFAASSSDPVTVTVQQDPIEGWPEAPLPTEFWTRPINEANRNWAYLAGNWLGGAAQNIGPTSNYAFGLGPESPHIMWATPMWSGGLMDTRFGDTGYSTSDYEGLSLNPPIILDGKIFYNVQSLPKYGWYCLDLYTGETLYFHNTTGPISTPSGSSSGAITGGALAFGQIFNYDSPNQHGGKPYLWSTGSAGGFMESAGATWMMFDAFTGNYMCSIENVPSWAGGGGFFGGGGVSVYGDDGSLTYYNIVGTSDPANPMAPATEPFYLQCWNTTQTIWWKPVWGTTFAEYWLWRPGLNVTYDGNNGYSLNVSVPQMAGSLRVVREDEFVIGGTSGKNNGTYVEEGNLWALSLKPGEEGTLLWNITFTPPESVPDRAITGVFGGGSMSGPTVDPEDGVFIYSQSMTRQWWGFDLETGEQIWGPTDPEPQMKFYGMTGTIYDGKLISSTGLSSGDLYAYNITTGELLWVYNASQVGFESPYGGYPISVACICDGKIYTYSTEHSPTQPLWRGSYLRCINASDGAEIWKILHWGSAVAADGFLVGLNFYDNQIYCYGKGPSETTVTVAPKISTEGSSVLIEGTVTDQTPAQAGTPAIADEDMQAWMEYMYAKQAKPLDAEGVTVKLTAFDPNGNTQEIGPVTSDIYGNFATQWCPPVPGLYTVVATFEGSNSYYGSSAKTAFAVDEAVAASPLPTVQGTPTPAPASPTQTPMQTASPTPALAVPPTSDVPTTTYIAIGVAVVIVVAAAAALALRKRKTP